DNA from Coffea arabica cultivar ET-39 chromosome 10c, Coffea Arabica ET-39 HiFi, whole genome shotgun sequence:
CGACGAACAGCAGAGTGGACTTCATGCAACAAAGAGACTTTCTAGAAAGATTTTGCTTAACATTCTTGCGGGAGTTGCAATTGGAGCTGGATGGCAATCTCTTATAGCATGTGTCAACGTGGCCTGGGCTGCTATTACATTTGCATCCTGTTGGTATTCACATTTCACTTTGGAGATATGGCATATATGTGGCTTTTATCTGTCTTCTCTGGACGCACTTTGATATTTGCAATCAACTCCAAATTGATTAACTTTGGGTTGTCTGCAGACTGTAATACTAATAATCATTGCTTCAATCAGAAACTGGGATAAAGAAGTGAGCATTCTACCCTTTGCCACTCTCAAATTTCTTTCGGCATCTCCACTCATGAAGGCTTGTTGCAAAAAGTGGTACCATTAGCATTTTAGCATGTGTTGGGATCCTGAGTAGAGTTTCAAAATTTGCAGTTCAGCATTTTGTCCCTGAATATTTTTTGCAAAGAAAAATTTCACTTTCATGGAATGGAAGTGAGGAAGAAGTAGTAAAGAAAGCGTAGAGTACTAAAGCACGAGGACTCATTTTGTATGACAAATGACCACTACATAATCGTTTGCATCAATAATCCAAAGATGCCTAGCATAATTGTAATTTATTGCCCAAAAGGCTCCAAAAAAAGCCAATAATTGTAATTATTAACATACAAATTGAGTGTCCAAATTTAGAAGACATAAAGAGATCCGAACTTAAATGCATTCCccaattttcaaaattataaaGGTAATTCCAAGTCAAATACTGGATCAATTTCCTCATCAAATGTCAGTGAACTCGAATCTTATATTTTCTCATGCTTTTATTTacgaatgaaaaaaaaaagaagcaaaatagAAATATTTAGCAAATATGGGTTCCttaagagggggggggggggggggggggaagagtAGAGGGCACTTCAGTCAATTCAAGTACATTATCGCCTAAGACTATACTACAAGTGGAGTGCCCTCTCCTACACGAACAACGAAGAGCAAAAAGCCATGGCGACTTCCTTATCTTCTCTGGCCTCATCCTTGGCTTTTCTCTCCTTCTCTTCCCAAATTTCCCAAAAACCCCATGCCTCCGCTCTCTCCTTCACTTCTGCTAAGTCCCTTTCCTTATCTAAGACTTCTACTCCCGTCATTGCCGCCTCCGCTGCTGCTGTCCCGTCCCTTGTTGATTTGGAGACTGCCGACCTCAAGCAGCTAGTCAAATCCAGACTTCCCGGAGGTTTTGCAGCCCAGACCATCATCGGCACCGGCCGCCGGAAGAGTGCCATTGCCCGGGTTGTCCTCCAAGAGGGCTCTGGCAAAATCATCATCAACTACCGTGACGCTAAGGTACTTGAATTCTCCTACTTTTGGGCTGTTTTAACTTTGTAGTATTAGTGTGGAAATTGTTACAAAAAGAATGTTCCACAAGGGTGCAAACTCGGTGATCATTGCTGTAGCTAGAATTTATATGATTTCTGGAGTTggaatttgtttttctttttttttccccctctttcaAGATGGGATTTttattcttcatattttttgcAGTGATGGTGTTGTTTTAGCAACTTCGTTAGTTGGCCTGTATTAATTCTAGCTATCCTTAATTATGTCTAGTTAATTGTGTACTGAATATGGAAGAAATTTGAATGCTCATACCGTAAAGGTGTAAACTTGCTGATTACTTTTTGTGCTTGAAGTCTAGAACCGAGTTAAGCTTACTTTATCCTTCATCTTAAGTTTCATTTTTGTTCTTGAGATGGGATTTTGCTTCTTTACACAGTGTGCAACACTAATGTTGGACCTGCAGCTGctttatatgttaaatgctctGATTGTTGTAGAAATTTCATGGCATTTAGGAATATCTTCAAGGAAATCCACTGTGGCTTCAGTACGTGAAAACCCCTTTGGCCACTTTAGGATATGAGAGCAGTTATGATGTGTTTGTCAAAGCACAAGGTGGTGGTTTATCAGGGCAGGCTCAGGCAATATCTCTTGGCATTGCTCGTGCTCTACTGAAAGTCAGTGAGAGTCATAGAACACCTCTGAGGCAAGAAGGATTGCTGACAAGGGATGCGAGAGTGGTTGAAAGGAAGAAAGTTGGTCTCAAGAAGGCCCGAAAAGCCCCACAATACTCCAAGCGTTGAGGTTAGACTTTGTATACAAGGTTTTGCGGAAAGCTCTACCTAATTTCTCGTCTTGTGTACATGTGCACTTGGAAAACACATGCAAGCTTCTTATTATTAGCTGTTCAGTGAAGGAAAAGGATTAAAGTAATTTCTAAGTGACTGCTAAGACTTTTAGTGTGGGCAAAGCAAGTAGCATGTCTCCTTGTAATATTGAAGGGTATTGAACTGACATTTTTTTTGTCGACAGTATATGCTACACACAAAGTCCTTGCATTTAAAAAGATTACTTGACACTAAGACCGCTACGTTGGACACCTTGCAGGGTGAGAATGAATCATTAAGGGCATTGTGTTATGCACTGTGAAATGAAGGGCTAGGGCGCCATTATGTTGGGAATTACTGAATTTCTTAAATACATCAAGCTCAGTTCCTCCGTTATGATTGATAAGTTCTTTGACCTGTACTGCAATTTGTTGGCCTTCAAGCAATAATAAGGCTGGCATTCTGTTATTGGTAGTCCTAGATGAAAAGCAAAAGTGTGTCATATTATCTTCTGGATCATGGAAAAAATATTGGATGCCTCCTCTCTGATGCATGTTATTCCTAGAGCACTACAATGGGTATTGTAATTTGTAACCCTTCGGATTTCCACCATTCATATTTACCTCAATGTGGAAACATTTATCCATGATTAGTGCAAGGCATATGACATATATCGATCCCTTTGCCTAGTGGAGTATCATAAATCGTGAAAACATATCAATAGATATGTTTAAGTCTACCAGACATATGAGATATTTTTGCACTTTTTAATTTCGGAGAGAATGAAATGTAATATAAAAGTTTGTGGGATCACTTCTACACGGTGAATATCAAAGGTTTCTACTAGAACATCTAATGAATACTTCAACATGTTAAGCTtctagaaaattaaaacaattatttGATGTGTCTTGTGCTGGTTTGGTCATCAGTAAGTTTTGCTGGTACAAAGTATTGCTCTTATCGATTGATGATTTCATT
Protein-coding regions in this window:
- the LOC113714501 gene encoding small ribosomal subunit protein uS9c-like, with product MATSLSSLASSLAFLSFSSQISQKPHASALSFTSAKSLSLSKTSTPVIAASAAAVPSLVDLETADLKQLVKSRLPGGFAAQTIIGTGRRKSAIARVVLQEGSGKIIINYRDAKEYLQGNPLWLQYVKTPLATLGYESSYDVFVKAQGGGLSGQAQAISLGIARALLKVSESHRTPLRQEGLLTRDARVVERKKVGLKKARKAPQYSKR